A window of Candidatus Omnitrophota bacterium contains these coding sequences:
- a CDS encoding SDR family NAD(P)-dependent oxidoreductase: MNYESEKDVLKKTYIALKKTQKRLHDLESSLREPIAVVGMSCRFPGGGNDPEKFWEFLENGGDASSPVPPERWNAQQYYDPAPGAPGMTHAAQANFLTVPVDGFDAHFFNISGKESLSLDPQQRLLLEITWEALEDAALDAAKLSGSRTGVFVGISSDDYTQSHRHSGHNGIIDGYALTGTCFAPAAGRISYTFGFEGPCMAVDTACSSSLAALHLACHSLRNQESDMALAAGVNLILSPIFHICSTKLGTISPDGRCKTFDASADGYGRGEGCGALLLKRLSDAIKDNNRILAVLRGTAVNQDGKSNGLTAPNGLAQEKVIRRALENAGLQPADIGYMEAHGTGTPLGDPIEVESIARVMKNGHTKENPILLGSVKANIGHLEAAAGISGVIKVIQSLRHEKIPPHPHLKNPSPYIPWDQLPVFVPTALTPWPRSETPRRAGVSSFGFSGTNAHAIVEEAPIVKRTMVPSGIAGEVGEDTGEKPTPAAAAISAERPVHILPLSAKNEVALKQLAARYADYFEQNPNTPIADACYTAGAGRSHFENRLAAAGAASEDFKDALRKFSQGEKTKSLTSARGGRPRLAFLFTGQGSQYVGMGRGLWDAQPVFRQAMEECDAILREYLNASLIDSIYGEKADDAVLTQTQYAQPAIFAIEYALYRLWTSWGATADIAAGHSIGEYAAACAAGIVSLPDALKLVAARGQLMQSLPAGGSMAAVFANEDEVQPLVDARKTDASLAAINSPGSVVISGRREAVAEILAKLKSKGISSQELNVSHAFHSPLMDPILNKFEHIAASVNYEAPRLLIVSTVTGKKAASGDLASASYWANQIRRPVRFLAAMETMAAENADIFLEMGAAPTLTGLARRSISQENKAFLASLKKGEDDWNFLLASLAEIYVRGAEIDWEGFDASYSRTKIALPAYPFQRKSYYMSPVQNGQSGGEISLGRNAHPYLGQKIASPCLDGGIILFQNLFTETRPAFLKEHKIYGKIISPAAAHVSMALSACRRVFGDGMGVIEEVEFTAPLVVNEGESRWVQTIIENSKSAKPSFRIVSRSAEDDAASWITHCSGNIARKSDQQSDMTTSGSSWRELEEKFSSGAMESEEFYSYIESVGYSTGPNFQCIHAIRQGTDEAFCRLQPAKAIDDAAVHPGLIDSMLQTVLPACKASATAMLEGDNILIPLHMSQVQVHRSLAGELYCYTRVKLQESIIKCEIAVFNSQGEQALEIKDFLLKLTDRQTLYRELREDDKNSIYEIEWREMKAEEFSAAQEKLRYILFADSQGVCDALEKEIEKKGEAYIKVVAGKQFEKTGDNISTIDPANAEDFMRLFEHWAKDSSPAMTKILFLWGVDAMPSQDTQALEEEEKRLCGGVLHIVHALEKLNKTDKAQLWLVTNRCQAVAPEDRLTPPASAALWGLGRALALEHPEMWGGLLDIDNDASAASALALLELMNKSNGEDQTALRRGGRRFAARLARRKAKTSRQEYDKTLAYPAVSETQAYYLDVGARKTLDELSFKIRERRVPDADEVEVRIHAAGLNFRDVLNALGQYPGDAGLMGYESAGTVAAIGENVGDLKVGDPVIAMAAPGCIGSYITLNRAFVFKKPDGMTLEEAVTIPATFLTAYYALHELGALKRGERILIHAGAGGVGMAAVQLALDAGAEIFATAGSPEKREYLRSLGVHHVLNSRTLDFADEIKRITGGRGVDAVLNSLSGEFIAKSFSVLANLGRFLEMGKIGIWDASQVRELNPTFAYYPFDLAAVSRQNPALIGRMFHELMAKFAKGDLKPLPITVFPLANAIDAYRYMAQAKHIGKIVLSRQDEIRRENIQRRGLIQSEGTYLITGGLGALGLLMVRWLAEQGAHHLALTGRSAPKPAAEAVMRELREGGAEIAVLQGDMACGADVERILNHIRSAMPPLKGIIHAAGLLDDGMMAEQTWERFQKVMAPKVRGAWNLHQATKNDDLDFFALFSSVAAIIGNLGQSNYAAANAFMDGLAHYRRQLGLAAVSVNWGPWADAGMAADMAVDRFFAQGIRYIQPETGMRLMKTILQENMIQACAFDVDWNAYGASHGLDASAGLFANLIGETAKSAADEAPSDRRDIANELREVLPAQRRGLLAARLQRIAQSVLGYNESERIAPDQPLVNQGFDSLTTVDMRNRLSKEIGASLPASLLYDYPTLDKISRYLLDEVVILEESEPAPDESKTETQSVLKEIDELLV; this comes from the coding sequence ATGAATTACGAATCCGAGAAGGATGTTCTTAAGAAAACCTATATTGCGTTGAAAAAAACGCAAAAGCGACTGCATGATTTGGAATCGTCGCTGCGGGAGCCGATTGCCGTAGTCGGCATGAGCTGCCGCTTTCCCGGCGGCGGCAACGATCCGGAGAAATTTTGGGAATTTCTTGAAAACGGCGGCGACGCGAGTTCTCCCGTGCCGCCGGAACGGTGGAACGCTCAACAATATTACGATCCCGCGCCCGGCGCGCCGGGAATGACTCACGCCGCCCAGGCGAATTTTCTTACTGTCCCTGTAGATGGATTCGACGCCCATTTTTTCAATATATCCGGCAAAGAATCGCTCAGCCTCGATCCGCAACAGCGGCTGCTATTGGAAATAACTTGGGAAGCGTTGGAAGACGCCGCTTTGGACGCGGCCAAACTGAGCGGCAGCCGGACGGGCGTCTTCGTCGGCATCTCTAGCGACGATTATACGCAGTCGCACCGCCATTCCGGCCATAACGGCATCATCGACGGCTACGCGCTGACGGGAACCTGTTTCGCACCCGCCGCCGGGCGCATCTCTTATACTTTCGGCTTTGAAGGGCCGTGCATGGCTGTGGATACGGCTTGTTCCTCATCGCTGGCAGCGCTGCATCTCGCCTGCCATAGTTTGCGCAATCAAGAATCGGATATGGCCTTAGCAGCAGGGGTTAATCTTATCCTCTCGCCCATCTTCCATATATGCTCGACGAAACTGGGCACGATATCCCCCGATGGCCGCTGCAAAACTTTTGACGCTTCCGCCGACGGTTATGGCCGGGGCGAGGGCTGCGGCGCGCTGCTCTTAAAGCGCTTGAGCGACGCCATCAAAGACAATAACCGGATATTGGCAGTCCTGCGCGGAACAGCGGTCAACCAAGACGGCAAAAGCAATGGACTCACGGCGCCCAACGGGCTGGCGCAGGAAAAAGTAATTCGCCGCGCTTTGGAGAACGCCGGACTACAACCCGCCGACATTGGGTATATGGAAGCGCACGGTACCGGCACGCCCCTCGGCGATCCTATCGAAGTGGAATCCATCGCCAGAGTCATGAAGAATGGGCATACCAAGGAGAATCCCATTCTCCTTGGCTCCGTAAAGGCGAATATCGGGCATTTGGAAGCGGCGGCGGGGATATCCGGCGTGATTAAAGTCATTCAATCTCTGCGGCATGAAAAAATTCCGCCTCATCCTCATTTGAAAAATCCCAGCCCCTATATTCCTTGGGATCAATTGCCGGTTTTCGTTCCCACCGCGCTGACGCCGTGGCCGCGCAGCGAGACGCCGCGCCGGGCGGGCGTTAGTTCGTTCGGCTTCAGCGGCACGAACGCCCACGCCATCGTTGAAGAAGCGCCTATCGTCAAGCGGACGATGGTTCCCAGCGGAATTGCAGGCGAAGTTGGAGAGGATACAGGCGAAAAACCAACGCCCGCCGCTGCGGCGATATCGGCGGAACGTCCGGTTCATATCCTTCCCCTTTCCGCCAAAAACGAAGTGGCGTTGAAGCAACTGGCGGCGCGATATGCGGATTACTTCGAGCAAAATCCCAATACGCCGATCGCCGATGCTTGCTATACCGCCGGCGCCGGGCGCAGCCATTTCGAAAACCGATTGGCGGCGGCGGGCGCTGCCAGCGAGGATTTTAAAGACGCGCTTCGTAAATTTTCTCAAGGCGAAAAAACGAAATCCCTTACGTCTGCAAGGGGAGGGCGTCCGCGCTTAGCGTTTCTCTTTACGGGACAAGGCTCGCAATACGTGGGCATGGGACGTGGATTATGGGATGCGCAGCCGGTTTTCCGCCAAGCGATGGAGGAATGCGACGCCATCCTGCGCGAATATCTGAACGCATCCCTCATCGATTCGATATACGGCGAAAAGGCGGACGACGCCGTTCTGACGCAGACGCAATACGCCCAACCGGCGATCTTCGCCATTGAATACGCGCTCTACCGCTTATGGACATCGTGGGGCGCAACGGCGGACATCGCGGCGGGGCATAGCATCGGCGAATACGCCGCCGCCTGCGCGGCGGGAATCGTCAGCCTGCCAGACGCTCTCAAACTCGTAGCGGCGCGGGGACAACTGATGCAGTCGCTGCCAGCGGGGGGAAGCATGGCCGCCGTCTTCGCGAATGAAGATGAGGTTCAACCTTTGGTTGACGCCCGGAAAACGGACGCTTCCCTCGCGGCGATCAACTCGCCGGGCAGCGTGGTAATTTCCGGACGGCGGGAAGCCGTGGCGGAAATCCTCGCCAAGTTGAAAAGCAAAGGGATTTCATCGCAAGAACTCAACGTATCCCACGCTTTCCATTCTCCTCTAATGGATCCGATCCTGAACAAATTCGAACACATCGCGGCCAGCGTGAACTATGAGGCGCCGCGATTATTGATCGTCTCGACAGTTACGGGGAAAAAAGCGGCGAGCGGCGATTTGGCCAGCGCTTCTTATTGGGCCAACCAGATACGGCGGCCGGTGCGTTTTCTGGCGGCGATGGAGACGATGGCGGCGGAAAATGCGGACATATTTCTGGAAATGGGCGCGGCGCCGACGCTGACGGGACTGGCGCGGCGCAGCATTTCCCAGGAAAACAAAGCGTTTCTAGCCTCATTGAAAAAAGGGGAGGACGATTGGAATTTCCTGCTCGCCAGCTTGGCGGAAATTTACGTTCGCGGCGCGGAAATCGATTGGGAAGGCTTCGACGCGTCTTATTCCCGAACAAAAATCGCGCTGCCGGCCTATCCCTTCCAACGAAAAAGTTACTACATGAGTCCGGTTCAGAACGGCCAATCGGGAGGAGAGATTTCTCTTGGCCGGAACGCGCATCCTTATCTGGGCCAGAAGATTGCCTCGCCTTGCCTCGATGGCGGCATTATTCTCTTTCAAAATCTTTTCACCGAAACGCGGCCTGCTTTTTTGAAAGAGCATAAAATATACGGCAAGATTATTTCTCCCGCCGCCGCCCACGTTTCGATGGCGCTTTCCGCCTGCCGCCGCGTATTCGGCGATGGAATGGGCGTTATTGAAGAGGTGGAGTTCACCGCGCCATTGGTGGTGAACGAAGGCGAATCACGCTGGGTGCAGACCATTATAGAAAATAGCAAAAGCGCCAAGCCCTCTTTCCGTATCGTCAGCCGATCCGCCGAGGACGACGCCGCTTCCTGGATTACTCATTGCTCCGGCAACATCGCCCGCAAGAGCGATCAACAGTCAGACATGACGACGTCCGGTTCTTCTTGGCGAGAGTTGGAAGAGAAATTTTCCAGCGGCGCGATGGAATCGGAGGAATTCTATTCCTATATCGAAAGCGTCGGCTACAGCACTGGCCCTAATTTCCAATGCATCCACGCCATCCGACAAGGAACGGACGAAGCCTTTTGCCGTCTGCAACCGGCCAAAGCCATCGACGACGCGGCCGTTCATCCCGGATTGATCGATTCTATGCTGCAAACGGTGCTGCCCGCCTGTAAAGCGTCAGCGACGGCGATGCTGGAAGGCGATAATATTTTAATTCCCCTGCACATGAGCCAAGTTCAAGTTCATCGCTCGCTGGCGGGAGAATTGTATTGCTATACGCGCGTGAAATTGCAGGAAAGCATCATCAAGTGCGAAATCGCCGTCTTCAACAGCCAAGGCGAACAGGCGCTCGAAATTAAAGACTTCCTTTTGAAACTAACGGATCGCCAAACGCTGTACCGCGAACTGCGCGAAGACGACAAGAATTCGATATACGAAATCGAATGGCGCGAGATGAAAGCGGAGGAGTTTTCCGCAGCCCAAGAGAAATTGCGTTATATTCTCTTCGCCGATTCGCAAGGCGTATGCGACGCTTTGGAAAAGGAGATCGAGAAAAAAGGGGAAGCATATATCAAAGTAGTTGCGGGGAAGCAATTCGAAAAAACGGGAGACAATATTTCTACGATCGATCCCGCCAACGCTGAAGATTTTATGCGTTTGTTCGAACATTGGGCGAAGGACTCTTCCCCGGCTATGACGAAGATTCTCTTTCTCTGGGGCGTGGACGCCATGCCCTCTCAAGATACGCAGGCGCTGGAGGAAGAAGAGAAACGCCTGTGCGGCGGCGTACTTCATATCGTCCATGCTTTAGAAAAATTGAACAAAACGGATAAGGCCCAACTTTGGCTCGTTACTAACCGCTGCCAGGCAGTGGCGCCGGAAGACCGCTTGACGCCTCCGGCATCAGCGGCGCTTTGGGGATTGGGAAGAGCGCTGGCGCTGGAGCATCCGGAAATGTGGGGCGGCCTGCTCGATATCGATAACGACGCCTCGGCGGCTAGCGCGCTTGCCTTGTTGGAATTGATGAATAAGTCCAACGGCGAGGATCAAACCGCCTTGCGCCGGGGTGGACGCCGCTTCGCGGCGCGATTGGCGAGGCGGAAAGCGAAAACCTCGCGCCAAGAGTATGACAAGACGCTAGCTTATCCCGCCGTCTCGGAGACGCAAGCCTATTATCTGGACGTCGGCGCGCGCAAAACGCTGGACGAGTTATCCTTCAAAATCCGCGAGCGCCGCGTTCCCGATGCGGATGAAGTGGAAGTGCGGATTCATGCCGCCGGATTGAATTTCCGCGACGTTCTCAACGCGCTGGGACAGTATCCCGGCGATGCGGGACTTATGGGCTACGAATCCGCCGGAACCGTCGCCGCCATCGGCGAGAACGTCGGCGATTTGAAGGTTGGCGATCCCGTAATCGCCATGGCCGCTCCCGGCTGCATTGGCAGTTACATCACGCTGAACCGCGCTTTCGTTTTCAAAAAACCGGACGGCATGACATTGGAAGAGGCCGTTACTATCCCCGCCACTTTTCTGACGGCTTACTATGCATTGCATGAATTGGGCGCATTGAAGCGCGGGGAGCGCATTCTTATTCACGCGGGCGCTGGCGGCGTGGGCATGGCCGCCGTTCAACTAGCGCTGGATGCGGGAGCGGAGATTTTCGCTACGGCGGGTTCCCCCGAAAAGAGGGAATACTTGCGATCCCTCGGCGTCCATCATGTCTTAAATTCGCGGACGCTGGATTTTGCGGACGAGATTAAGCGAATCACCGGCGGGCGCGGCGTCGATGCCGTTCTCAATTCCCTATCGGGCGAATTCATCGCCAAGAGTTTTTCCGTACTGGCGAATCTGGGCCGCTTTTTGGAGATGGGCAAAATCGGCATTTGGGATGCAAGCCAAGTTCGCGAGTTGAATCCTACCTTCGCCTATTATCCCTTCGACTTGGCGGCGGTGTCGCGCCAAAATCCGGCGTTGATCGGGCGCATGTTCCATGAGCTGATGGCGAAATTCGCCAAGGGCGATTTGAAGCCGCTGCCCATTACCGTTTTTCCCCTCGCGAACGCCATCGACGCCTATCGCTATATGGCGCAGGCAAAGCATATCGGCAAGATTGTTCTATCTCGCCAAGATGAAATTCGTCGCGAGAACATTCAACGGCGCGGCCTGATTCAAAGCGAGGGAACTTACCTCATCACCGGAGGCCTTGGCGCTCTCGGCCTGCTGATGGTTCGCTGGTTGGCGGAGCAAGGCGCCCACCATCTCGCGTTGACGGGACGCAGCGCTCCCAAACCCGCCGCCGAAGCTGTTATGCGCGAACTGCGCGAAGGTGGCGCGGAAATCGCCGTTTTGCAGGGCGATATGGCTTGCGGCGCCGATGTGGAGCGCATCCTGAACCATATTCGCAGCGCTATGCCGCCCCTCAAGGGAATCATCCACGCGGCGGGACTGCTCGATGACGGCATGATGGCGGAACAAACGTGGGAGCGCTTCCAAAAAGTCATGGCGCCGAAAGTTCGCGGCGCCTGGAATCTGCATCAAGCAACCAAGAACGACGATCTGGATTTCTTCGCGCTCTTCTCATCCGTCGCCGCCATCATCGGCAATCTAGGCCAAAGCAATTACGCGGCGGCTAACGCCTTTATGGACGGATTAGCGCATTACCGCCGCCAGCTCGGCCTTGCGGCGGTCAGCGTCAACTGGGGGCCGTGGGCCGATGCGGGCATGGCGGCGGATATGGCCGTCGACCGCTTTTTCGCGCAGGGCATCCGCTATATCCAACCGGAAACCGGCATGAGGCTGATGAAAACTATCTTGCAAGAAAACATGATTCAAGCCTGCGCTTTCGACGTGGATTGGAACGCCTACGGCGCCAGCCACGGCCTTGATGCTTCCGCTGGGCTATTCGCCAACCTTATCGGCGAAACGGCGAAATCGGCGGCGGACGAAGCCCCAAGCGACCGCCGCGATATCGCCAACGAACTGCGCGAAGTCTTGCCCGCGCAAAGGCGCGGCCTGCTGGCGGCGCGGCTGCAACGCATCGCGCAAAGCGTATTGGGATACAACGAGTCGGAGCGTATCGCGCCCGACCAACCGCTGGTGAACCAGGGATTCGACTCGCTGACGACAGTGGATATGCGCAACCGCTTAAGCAAGGAGATCGGCGCCTCGCTGCCAGCGTCGTTGCTTTACGATTATCCAACATTAGATAAGATTTCCCGATATTTATTGGACGAAGTCGTCATATTGGAAGAGAGCGAACCGGCGCCGGATGAATCCAAAACGGAAACGCAATCGGTATTGAAAGAAATCGACGAATTGCTTGTTTGA
- a CDS encoding beta-ketoacyl synthase N-terminal-like domain-containing protein gives MHRNESIAVIGIGCRFPGGANDPESFWKLLAQGKDVIGEIPLDRWDADSYFDPDPSAPGKTHSKWGGFLHGAYPSEFDAAFFAINPKEAAVLDPQQRLLLETSWEALENAGIPPAIWRGRPAGVYLGVCANDYQGASLWANDPAAINIYSATGSAFCSAGGRLSYFYGFEGPNVSIDTACSSSLTAFHYACQGLKNGECDLALALGVNSLLTPNLYIYLSKLGVLSPDGRCKAFDASANGYVRAEGCGAVVLKRHSDAIKDGDNVLSLIRATAITQDGKSGSLISPNGGAQAAMLREALHRAGLAPDDIGYIETHGTGTPMGDIVEIEALGKVFGQRRKEAGPLYIGSVKTNIGHLEGAAGIAGLIKTILSLQKEAIPPHLHFRTPNPAIAWKQLPFQIPTQTISWPHGGQSRRAGVSSFGLSGTNVHAIVEEAPFPTPERMGIGAQHASDRRNAAFEDHSFYLLPLSARDEAALRDLARRYADWLNQNPDIDIGNACYTASVGRTHFPRRLAVVGADANDIRLALENFLHGVPSKSLFIHNSHELIETAKSYASLETNELFLPCLPGKKDRNEIIVELAEPYIRGMNIDWRKFYASRSQKIITLPTYPFQRKQYYIHPLSFGKNKNQFQNGVKVTAYTDKNNIDESRLRAELASSPHQARKSILNDFVQKSALAILGNGEKTALFDNRPLVEQGFDSLTAVELRTKIGNALKISIPVTFLFNYPTIRDIVRFLNEDGITALDEKPNKGKRVESSDEEFEFINDLSDDDLAKFIEKDIESL, from the coding sequence ATGCACCGGAACGAATCGATCGCCGTCATAGGCATAGGCTGCCGGTTTCCAGGCGGCGCCAACGATCCCGAATCTTTCTGGAAGTTGCTGGCGCAGGGGAAAGATGTTATCGGCGAGATTCCCCTTGACCGATGGGACGCCGACTCGTATTTCGATCCCGATCCCAGCGCGCCGGGAAAAACCCATTCCAAATGGGGCGGATTTCTTCATGGCGCTTATCCCTCGGAGTTCGACGCTGCATTTTTCGCTATCAATCCAAAAGAAGCCGCCGTTCTCGATCCACAGCAAAGGCTATTGCTGGAAACCTCATGGGAAGCGTTGGAAAACGCGGGCATTCCTCCCGCAATATGGCGGGGACGCCCCGCTGGAGTTTATCTCGGCGTCTGCGCCAACGATTACCAAGGCGCCAGCCTTTGGGCCAACGATCCCGCCGCCATCAATATCTATTCCGCCACCGGATCGGCTTTTTGTTCGGCGGGAGGACGGCTTTCATATTTCTATGGATTCGAGGGGCCGAACGTTTCCATCGACACGGCTTGTTCCTCATCGTTAACCGCTTTTCATTACGCCTGCCAGGGATTGAAGAACGGCGAATGCGATTTGGCGCTGGCGTTGGGGGTTAACAGTTTATTGACGCCGAATCTCTACATCTATCTATCGAAGTTGGGCGTATTATCCCCCGACGGACGCTGCAAGGCGTTCGACGCTTCCGCCAATGGCTACGTGCGGGCGGAGGGATGCGGCGCCGTCGTTCTCAAACGGCATAGCGACGCCATAAAAGACGGCGATAATGTCTTGTCGCTGATCCGGGCGACCGCCATTACTCAGGATGGAAAAAGCGGCAGTTTGATCTCGCCCAATGGCGGCGCTCAGGCCGCCATGCTGCGGGAGGCGTTGCATCGCGCCGGACTGGCGCCGGACGACATCGGTTATATCGAAACCCACGGCACGGGTACGCCGATGGGCGATATCGTCGAAATCGAAGCCTTAGGAAAGGTTTTCGGCCAAAGGCGCAAGGAAGCAGGGCCTTTATACATCGGTTCGGTCAAAACGAATATCGGACATCTGGAAGGAGCCGCTGGAATTGCTGGGTTGATTAAAACCATTCTTTCTCTGCAAAAAGAGGCTATTCCACCGCATCTTCATTTTCGGACGCCCAATCCCGCCATCGCCTGGAAGCAGCTGCCCTTCCAGATTCCAACGCAAACGATATCCTGGCCGCATGGCGGACAATCCCGCCGGGCGGGAGTGAGTTCCTTCGGTTTGAGCGGAACGAACGTCCATGCGATCGTTGAAGAAGCGCCCTTCCCTACGCCGGAGCGAATGGGGATAGGCGCCCAACATGCCAGCGATCGTCGGAATGCGGCATTTGAGGATCATTCGTTCTATCTTCTTCCGTTATCGGCGCGAGATGAGGCCGCCTTGCGCGATCTGGCGCGGCGGTATGCCGATTGGTTGAACCAAAATCCGGATATAGATATTGGGAACGCATGTTATACCGCCAGCGTGGGACGCACTCACTTTCCCCGCCGCTTGGCGGTTGTGGGCGCCGACGCGAATGATATAAGGCTAGCGCTGGAAAACTTTTTGCATGGCGTCCCATCCAAATCGCTGTTTATCCATAATAGCCATGAATTAATCGAGACAGCTAAATCCTACGCTTCTTTGGAGACGAATGAATTATTCCTGCCGTGCCTACCTGGGAAAAAAGACAGGAATGAAATAATTGTGGAACTGGCGGAACCCTACATTCGCGGAATGAATATCGATTGGCGGAAATTTTACGCCTCCCGTTCGCAAAAGATCATCACTTTGCCGACGTATCCCTTTCAACGCAAACAATATTATATTCATCCCCTATCGTTTGGAAAAAATAAGAATCAATTCCAAAATGGCGTAAAGGTAACGGCTTATACTGATAAAAATAATATCGATGAATCGCGTCTTCGCGCCGAGTTAGCTTCCTCGCCCCATCAAGCCAGAAAATCAATTTTAAACGATTTCGTACAAAAGTCAGCGCTGGCCATTCTTGGCAATGGAGAGAAAACAGCGCTTTTCGATAACCGCCCGCTGGTCGAGCAAGGATTCGATTCGTTAACCGCCGTCGAATTGCGAACCAAGATCGGCAACGCCTTGAAAATTTCCATTCCCGTCACTTTCCTGTTCAATTATCCCACCATCCGGGATATCGTTCGTTTTCTGAATGAGGATGGAATTACCGCTTTGGATGAGAAGCCCAATAAGGGGAAAAGAGTTGAATCCAGCGACGAGGAATTCGAATTTATCAACGATCTCAGCGATGATGATTTGGCGAAGTTCATTGAAAAGGATATTGAATCGTTATGA
- a CDS encoding cyclic peptide export ABC transporter produces the protein MDFFNFIKKESTAFESTMLLIFALAGLFNFLIIVVIIATMTQVPNTSVKDLLIFIVAVFAFVKAQKYSLDNSTLIVEAVVTRTRIRLADKIRQTDLASYEHIGEGRLVRLLTQETMNISEASKLISRLCSSATLLIVAFLYIAYQSLPAFFATIGLITLGVQIYRVRRGMIESELSAAADKETQFFSTFNHLLDGFKELKISESKSDDFFFNHLTSTANETERLKVSSSFKLNKMIIFAQIFCYNIMGIMIFIFPRLIEIAPFTLIQIVSIILFVTTGPLQEVVGSFPFMERANLAVRKIRDMETELEQAVAGETRLKRKPRQPKPFESLSCADLAFEYNHSQPESVFRIGPIDFELKRGEIVFFMGGNGAGKSTFLKVLTGLYMPTGGGIVCNGRKVTLQNISHYRSNFSIIFQDMHLFDRLYGVETIDPAAVDEMLERMQLEDKTSIFPDGRFENINLSAGQKKRLALIVAELDGRDIFVFDEWAADQDPNFRRYFYEVYLKDLKNRGKTVIAVTHDDKYYNAADRIFKMEYGKISELHPSTDAMRASASMPNRKD, from the coding sequence ATGGATTTTTTTAATTTTATCAAGAAGGAATCGACCGCATTCGAGTCGACGATGCTGCTGATTTTCGCTTTAGCGGGTTTGTTCAATTTTCTCATCATTGTGGTTATTATCGCTACAATGACTCAGGTCCCGAATACCAGCGTCAAAGACCTGCTTATCTTTATCGTGGCCGTTTTCGCCTTTGTGAAGGCGCAAAAATACTCCTTGGACAATTCCACTCTGATCGTAGAAGCCGTCGTTACCCGCACTCGCATCCGCTTGGCCGATAAAATCCGCCAAACGGATCTCGCCTCCTACGAGCATATCGGGGAAGGCCGGTTGGTCCGTCTTTTAACCCAGGAAACCATGAATATTTCCGAGGCTTCCAAACTGATTTCACGCTTATGCTCTTCGGCGACTCTTTTGATTGTCGCCTTTCTCTATATCGCGTATCAATCTTTGCCCGCCTTTTTCGCTACCATCGGTTTGATTACTCTCGGCGTTCAGATTTATCGCGTGCGCCGGGGGATGATCGAGAGCGAATTGAGCGCGGCGGCGGACAAAGAGACCCAATTTTTTTCGACGTTCAATCACCTTTTGGACGGATTCAAAGAGTTGAAGATCAGCGAGAGCAAAAGCGACGATTTCTTTTTCAATCATTTGACGTCCACGGCTAACGAAACCGAACGCCTGAAAGTCAGCTCCTCCTTCAAACTCAACAAGATGATCATTTTCGCCCAAATTTTTTGTTACAATATCATGGGAATTATGATTTTCATCTTCCCCCGCCTCATTGAAATTGCGCCGTTTACTCTAATTCAGATCGTATCCATCATTCTCTTCGTTACAACGGGACCTTTGCAGGAGGTCGTCGGATCATTTCCTTTCATGGAACGCGCCAACCTGGCGGTGCGTAAAATCCGGGATATGGAAACGGAATTGGAACAGGCCGTCGCCGGAGAAACTCGTCTCAAAAGAAAACCCCGCCAGCCGAAACCCTTCGAATCGTTGTCATGCGCCGATCTTGCGTTCGAGTACAACCATTCCCAACCGGAATCGGTTTTCCGCATCGGTCCCATCGATTTTGAGTTGAAACGCGGCGAAATCGTCTTTTTTATGGGCGGCAATGGCGCCGGGAAATCCACTTTTCTGAAAGTATTGACGGGTCTCTATATGCCTACCGGCGGCGGCATCGTCTGCAACGGGCGAAAAGTGACTCTACAGAATATTTCCCACTATCGCTCCAATTTTTCCATCATCTTCCAAGATATGCACTTGTTCGACCGGCTTTACGGCGTAGAAACGATCGATCCCGCCGCCGTGGACGAAATGCTGGAGCGAATGCAACTTGAAGACAAAACCTCGATTTTCCCCGACGGACGTTTCGAAAACATCAATCTGTCGGCGGGGCAGAAGAAGCGTCTCGCCTTGATCGTAGCCGAACTGGATGGCCGGGATATATTCGTTTTCGACGAATGGGCGGCGGATCAAGACCCCAATTTTCGCCGTTATTTTTACGAAGTCTATTTGAAGGATTTGAAAAATCGGGGCAAAACGGTAATCGCCGTTACCCATGACGACAAATACTATAACGCCGCCGACCGCATCTTCAAAATGGAATACGGCAAAATCTCCGAATTGCATCCTTCGACCGATGCGATGAGAGCATCGGCTTCCATGCCGAATCGGAAGGATTAA